Proteins from a genomic interval of Raphanus sativus cultivar WK10039 unplaced genomic scaffold, ASM80110v3 Scaffold4923, whole genome shotgun sequence:
- the LOC108831632 gene encoding thioredoxin-like 1-2, chloroplastic, with protein MDAVSPFRAVCGSAAQYSGTRIDHGLSGFCSFSQENKSKPKLSPVMSLDLKEHPMSSNQTLTALSSSSSYVVVPTKTSSIGMSRGMRWWEKSTKDNMLEIHSANHLVDSLLNAGDRLVVLDFYSPGCGGCKSLHPKICQLAETNPNVMFLKVNQEELRTMCHGLNVHVLPFFKFYRGAEGKLCSFSCTIATINKFKKALDKHGSERCSLGQAKGLDSKELMALASVGELKMNLDSLTVDRDVLLPLSSASSFCYETEQQHQKMVV; from the exons ATGGATGCTGTTTCACCTTTCAGAGCTGTGTGTGGAAGCGCTGCTCAATACTCCGGGACTAGAATCGATCACGGGCTTTCTGGGTTTTGTTCATTTTCTCaggaaaacaaatcaaaaccgaAACTTTCACCTGTTATGAGCCTAGATTTGAAGGAACATCCCATGTCTTCAAACCAAACACTCACCGcgttgtcttcttcttcttcctatgTTGTTGTTCCt ACAAAGACATCATCAATTGGTATGAGTAGAGGGATGAGATGGTGGGAGAAGTCAACGAAAGACAACATGTTAGAGATTCACTCTGCTAACCATCTCGTTGACTCTTTGCTTAACGCTGGTGATAGATTAGTTGTTCTTGATTTCTACTCTCCCGGTTGTGGTGGCTGCAAATCTCTCCACCCAAAG ATCTGTCAATTGGCTGAAACAAACCCAAACGTGATGTTTCTCAAAGTGAATCAAGAAGAGCTTAGAACAATGTGTCATGGCCTAAACGTCCACGTGCTTCCTTTCTTTAAGTTTTACAGAGGAGCAGAGGGTAAACTGTGTAGTTTCAGCTGCACCATCGCCACC ATCAATAAGTTCAAGAAAGCTTTGGACAAGCACGGTAGCGAGAGGTGCAGCCTCGGGCAAGCGAAAGGCTTAGACAGTAAGGAGCTCATGGCTTTAGCGTCTGTAGGGGAACTGAAAATGAATCTGGATTCCTTAACAGTGGATCGAGATGTGTTGTTGCCGTTATCGTCAGCTAGCAGCTTCTGTTATGAAACAGAGCAACAGCATCAGAAGATGGTGGTATAA